The DNA sequence TACGTTGTGAAACGGTCGTTGTTGTCCCACTGTGGTGAGTTGTCTTCCGGGCAGCGCGTGAGATCGGCGTTCTCAAGCGTGTCCTCGGGAAGATGGCCTTGGGCGACGAGCAGCTGAAGCCAACTCCCCGTCGTGTCAAGCGGCTCGACAGGTGGCGGAGCGCTTGGATCAGCGCCGTCTGACGGCACGGGTGGGCGTGGCGGGTACGCGCATTCCCTACAGGCAAGCAGTGTCGAGCTGGCGAGGACGTTGAAAGTCTGTGCGAGTAAGCCAGGTCGCTGGGTGGGACTGGCACTCGCGCTCGGCGGCGGCGTGGGTGCGTCGTCATCGCCATAAACCCCACGGAGTCGACCCGTGCTGGCCGGGTAGAACCGGTCCGGGTCTTCTAGCGCGAATGCGTGCAAGGCTATGTTGATTTCACGCATCTGCGCGAGGCACTTTGTCGCATTCGCCGATTCCCGAGCTTTGCCCAAGACAGGCAACAGAATCGAGATCAACAAAGCGATGATCCCGATGACCACAAGAAGTTCCACGAGCGTAAATGCCGATCGTCGCATCCGAATAGATTATTGCAGAACGGCCTTCAAGCCAAGCTGCTTTGCCTGGGACGCTTATCGCGTTAGCGTCGCCTCGCGACCGGGACCGACGCCGATGATTTTCACGTCGATGCCGACGAGTTGTTCGATGCGTTGGACATAGGCCTTCGCCGCCAGGGGAAGATCGTCAAAGCTGCGGGCCGCGGTGATGTCGGTCTTCCAGCCGGGGAGGGTCTCGTACACGGGCTCGGCGTTGCTTAGCGTGGCGATGTCGGTGCGGAAGTGCTCCATCGTTTCGCCGCCGACGGTGTAGCTCGTGCAGATCTTCAATTCATCGCAAATGCTTAGCACGTCGAGTAGCGTGAGCGCGACGGACGTGACGCCGGAAAGCTCGGCGGCGTAGCGGGCGGCGACGGCGTCGAACCAGCCGACGCGGCGGGGCCGACCGGTCGTGGTGCCGAACTCGCGACCTTCCTCGCGGATGGCACTGCCGATCTCGTCGAACAGTTCGGTCGGCATCGGCCCTCCGCCGACGCGCGTGGTGTAGGCCTTGAGCACGC is a window from the Planctomycetota bacterium genome containing:
- a CDS encoding H-X9-DG-CTERM domain-containing protein, which translates into the protein MREINIALHAFALEDPDRFYPASTGRLRGVYGDDDAPTPPPSASASPTQRPGLLAQTFNVLASSTLLACRECAYPPRPPVPSDGADPSAPPPVEPLDTTGSWLQLLVAQGHLPEDTLENADLTRCPEDNSPQWDNNDRFTTYGLNGYFARNNDPYRGIRFNQVRNSSEVVLLGEMAIDRAQDHFMPVAWGEQVWRDDVDRGWIDNLRYYGEVDDDGAPAVIATEIHNGKSHWAFADGHVKAATLDELWQQSGADEPTVDAFDPLR